The sequence CGGGATGATGTATCGCTTTTAACCTTGATTCCGGCTTATGTGATTTCCGAACTTAAAACAGCCTTTATCATAGGCTTTATTCTGTACGTCCCCTTTCTTGTGATTGATATGGTCGTGGCATCGGTGCTGCTGGCCATGGGGATGATGATGCTGCCCCCGGTTATGATTTCTCTGCCTTTCAAACTAATGCTCTTTGTCCTTGTGGACGGCTGGCATTTGATTGCAGGTTCTATGATTAAAAGTTTTGGAGTGTAACATGACACCAGAATTTATACTCGCATTTGCCAAACAAGCCATCACCCTGACCATCCTTTTGGCCATGCCCATGCTGGGGTTAGGACTAATTGCAGGCCTGGCCATCAGTGTGTTCCAGGCGGTAACCCAAATCCAGGAGATGACACTTACATTTGTGCCCAAGATCCTTGCCGTTTTTATCGGACTTTTA is a genomic window of uncultured Desulfobacter sp. containing:
- the fliQ gene encoding flagellar biosynthesis protein FliQ produces the protein MTPEFILAFAKQAITLTILLAMPMLGLGLIAGLAISVFQAVTQIQEMTLTFVPKILAVFIGLLFAAPWMMEKLMAFTTNVITNIPMYIR